GGTTATTTGGGTGTGGGGGTGATTTTGGTGGCTGGCTGCTGCTGAGGGTGATAAACAAAAGGTCTATTTTACCACTTGGGGAATGTAAAGCACGTGACTTGTGGGCGTGCTTTTTTTATAAGCTCTTGTTTATATACTTCTGCTGTAGATgaagcttcttcttcaacctctTCTCCCTCCCTCGATGCTGTTTTCATGACTGATACTTGTGATTTTCAATTGTAATCTTCATTGGATCAAACACTATCTCATGGCTTCGATAACAATTCTGACTTCTGGGTTTTGTTAGTTTATGATTATGGAATATAAATTCAAGTGATGCTCTAAGAAACTCAGCTTACCACAcaattcaattattaattactgaaatatttcaattaattGATGAAGCAAGATGTAATGTATAATTACCTGAGAATTCCAACTCAATGGAGTGTACAGAGCTGTTGCTATGGAGTTTCGGGGCCTTCTGGGATTTGCAGATTCAGGTTTGGTATTTGGATGTGGGTgatagaagaaaatgaaaatactcACTGTGAACAAGAAAACGTGAGCCTAATTGAAGCAATTTTAGATCTACCAATAGAATCCAATCTTACCAAGATCGAATAGTGACACGAACCTGTAACGAAGACCAGAGCTTATTCACAATGTCCAACGGAAGCTCTGAGatccgagagagagagagagagagagagatcgaaGGAGGAgcagagagagatatagaattgAGCAAAggtgtaagaacccaaacaagaaaatctaattttatttaatttggtgtttgttccattttcattttattgaactttgattatttgttttaatgtttGAGGAGGTGGAGatatagaaaaacaaaagagtgATGGCTTCCAACATTACAGTGTAATGGCTTAGAAGAGTAAGGTGCCTTATCTGCCGTAGATGGGCTTTGCCATTATTTGGCACCATCTGCCTATATTATGAAACTTACAGATTAGAATTTGGTAAGGTTGAAGATCCACAGCCTTGGTGCTTTggttttagttgaaattctgtACAGCATTACAATGCAATTGTTGGTTCCACTGTGCCTGCCAGATGCCTCAAGAGGCACAAAAACTTGTCTGAAACATGGATATCACTATTTTGCTATACTCGATCAATGTAATTTTATGATGTTCTGTTATCAATTTAAATGTTTTctaagacaaaaaaaaaaaaagtgttgttgAAATATCATATTTTTCCCGCTCGAATTTATGTACTAGTAACCTAATTCTGGTTTCATGTTCACGTGACTACAAGTCCAACTTCCAAGTGCTGTAGGTGGGTACAGTTTTATAAGTTCTTTCATGGTCAAACAATAGGTTGCAAGTGCTTTCATCCACTCCCTTCCCAGACAGCTGAGAGGTGAACTAGAAGAATAATGGTTTATTTGGATAGATTGTATAATTCTTTTGATGTAATAACAATCGCTTGTACTACCACCAGTGAGAAAATTTCCTGTACTTGCTACCTGCAAAGTATTTTCTCCAACCCAAGAGCAGattatttaacaaaagtaaaaatcCTGCAATTGCAACTTTCGAATTTCGCTTCAAAACCCCCTAATCCTTTTATCACAATTCTACCACCCAGGCATCCCAAACTGAAAgaaccaaatcataagcagGCATCGGGGGTGAAGAAAATTTCTTTCAAAATCTTCCAACATTCGTTCAAACCAAAAATACAGTACtcattataatttaaacaaagaaatcaaagtcaacAAAAACACGGGAACATAAAATCATTTGCAATAAATGTCTTAATTAAAGTTCTGCTAATGCTTCCTCCGCTACAAAAGTCTGATAGAGCTTAAGAACTTAGTAGATACGGATTGCTTTCCCCATGGTACTTTTCAGGTTCAAGGACCTCACCTATTTGCACATGCagacaaaagaacaaaataagtATCATTACTAAATGGGACAAAACGATATAAACATACATATATTGAGCACCCAACAGGTATAACTAGGATGGAGCCATGAACTTACATTCTGCCAATTCTTCTTCAATAGTGAAACTAAGAAATTGACACTAAGTTGTACATTCTGAAAAATCTGCTTCTCCTCCATAGCCAAATTCCCCACAGCAACACCCATGCAAAGAACCTTCTTAAGTTGGAACTTCACCATTGCTTTGGTTTCATTCACTTTTGCCTCCAAAGATTCCTGGTGACTCACCAATGTTGGAAACTTACCTGCACTTCgacaaaaaaaactaaaggttacCAATCTATATCATATTATCTAATCATTAAACTAACATGCTACTTGAATCAACCAAATCTCCAAAAGATGGGAGGCAGAATAGCTACAAATCAGGAATATTGAGAATTAAATTCTACCAGAGATTGCTCAGAAAAATGTTCCACGATATGATCGAATAGATTTGGAAAGACTCGACAAAATTATTTAGGACGTCATCTCaggaaataatttttttttcccatggTCCACAATTAATACAACTTTGAGGGTTGATACTCTAGTCAGTATCAAGATCACATTGACGAGTTTTAAGCCACCAAACAACATTTGAGAATAAATTAGAGAAACCAAAAGTTGAAGCTTAACCTAACAGTTAATTATAAAGTGTTACAGGCACTGAAATTACTTGCCTGCCTTATTAAGACCAGGGCCTAGAAGACGAGGAATTTGCTTAATGACAGCTTCAGAAGCTAAAAATGCATGGTATTTCTTGGCAAGCTTCTTGAccagtttcttgtttttgttaagCTTTTTCAAGCTTTCCACATCCATGTAGTCCAAACCCATCTTCTCTGCCTGTAGTAAAATGTAGCAGATATGTTATAAATGTACAAGCAAGTTTGACTTACTTTTAGTTTGTAACAAATGCACCCACATAAACACACAAATATCAAACTCATAAATAGTTTGCCCAATGAACCAATTTACCTCTTCAACATGCTGAGCATCCCCAAGCATGCAAACCCTCATCTTAGGACGAGGAATATGTGGAAGCCTAACAGAGCCACTGAAACGCTTATCCTTTTGTGGGTCATAGTTCTTCAACCCAATTTGAAGCTCAACTGTCTCAGtgaaatttctctttttcgtTTCTGAGTTTGTCTTAATCTGAGCGATGGCCTCTCTCAGCCCGTCACTTGAGAGCTTACTGTTAACAAAGATGgtaaaaatataaacttttgATAGTTGATAACAAAAACTGATACAAGAAGCAaatgtataattattttttaatcatcTTGAAATTTTATACCATCATTGATTGAATAAGCTCGCTGTCTTTTGCCCCCAACAACCCCCCACCCCCAGAAAAAAAGCCAAGTGACCAAAACCCACCCAGGCTTTCAGAAAAAGCTACAACAGATATACCTCCCAGACTATTATGTTATACATTTCTGGGGACTACATCCCTAATCACGATTTCTAGCGACTAAGAACTTTTCAACACCAGATATAAACAGATAAACAAGTTCATAAGCACCCATATAGCAGGAGCATTAAGCAATctaccaaaacaaaagcaaaaatgtGAGATTTTGGGCTTTCAGAGACACCAAAAACTGCttccaaaatccaaatcaaGCAAGAAGCCAAAAGCAATTACGATCTgatgaacaaaacaaaaggggAAAAGCGCAATTACCTCATGGTTACAGCCTTGTCCTCGCTGCAATTCCTGTGCAAATACTTCCTACAAAatgaggaaaacaaaaacaagtgAAACTTTTAGCTAAACCGAAATGCTGAAGTCGCATAAGAGAAAACTCTAGTGGAGGCGGAAGAGTACCTTAAGAAAGAGAGCGAAACCCTAGAACAGGATTTGCagggctgctgctgctgagtGAGGCGAAAGGCGGAATGGAACTTTGGCGCTTTATAAAAACCCTAGCTGCTACGTTTTGTTAGAGCATGTTCAGCGCAGGCCCTTTTGCCAGGGCAAGAGGCCCATTTGCTGGGTTTTGGACCACCAGCGCAGAAGATGCAGCCCGGCAAGATCTTGCCTGGGCTTCAGCCCGAGGGTACTAACGTCAGAGAGCAAAagttgaacttttttttttttttcctttggtgCTTGAGTttcacgcgccaacggtaaaaaaatttgatttccgCTCGATGACGTCATCCCTGACAGAATCCAACGGGAAAACGCACTGTGTCGCAACCCGGACGCTCCGATCGTTTTTGTTCTAGAAATTCGACGGTCCTCgcttttttggctaaaaaaatcaaaaaattctgaatttttttataaaataccaaaattttctgaatttttttccctataaatacctaacaattttattcactttccacaccaaatcttcatacaaactcttcttcttccaatattttatactttccactcacatttttctactactttccatttgtattttaaaaaaaaaacaaaaacaaatggcatcttctgtcgAAACCGGAGGCGCGTGGACaactcaggaagatattgcgttcTGTCAGTCTTAGGTGAGCGTTAGTCATTGCCCtgtcacgggcaatgagatgaaattctctcatatgtggagcaaaattcatggagaattttgtcaaagatcgagttccattcggaccgaaatggcgTTGTCTAGTAGATAGAAAATtctgaataaagagttagagaaatggagaaatgcgttgacaaaagcaagggagaacattcgaagcagtcaaaatctatccgatgaggtaaaatatttataattgccattttaatcaatttagtttaacttcttctttttttattacatactctttttcttttatttttttatttttttatttttggcatttccaatttgtctatatttttttgcataatcaattttttttcttgcatttcaaaattgtttatgttttcttgcataatctttttttttttttcttgcacttccaattatttatttttaatagatcatacaagcacaagtTTGCCATGGGccaaggcaaaaaaaatttcttgcaTCACGaatgttgggaagttgtgaaggattgttcaagattcaaaattattccccCAAGTCTGGcggttgtgttgaatgagacgccGCTTCACGATTCACTATCAATCGATTCGCCATTGGACTCCCTAATGGAAACtgagtcaccactcccacaTTCGTcgagacctattgggagaaaagCTGCAAAGGCTAAGAGAGGGAGCACTTCGAACAATAAATGTGTACAATTTttggagcaaatagctaagaacactgtactaagaattgagagagacttgaaaagagaagaagcaaaCATGGCACGACAGGAAGCATTTGCAATTCAATAGCAGCAAGCACAAGAAAAAGACGTGGAggatagagagatgaaaatcatggccatggatacaagccatatgtctcctgaaacaaaggtCTATTGGAAGCTAAGAtgaagggatgtgatgagaagaaaacttttccttACAATggacctagcaatacggattggttaaatgatcaaaaccattaggttgtattgaaaGATTTGCcatatgtattaatttgttgtattgtttcctttttattcaataaagaaagcattaaataacatgactatttattaaaaacatttgcgcatcaaaacaaagattaattaaaaacaaaccttaatttattgcaaacaacacacaaaacaaaccatacttaaaagcataattccaaaaaacaccacacacaaaataaagcataattaaaaacaaagcataattccaaacaaagcactaatcttgacttcatccactgtgattgcctttcatctcccacaagtgctcgatcaagtcaagttgacgtctctcgtgaacatataaagattgcatttcttgataacAATTCATCATGGGGTTGTATCAACCATCCCGAAGtaacggttcgggctccattggttgtccatttggtcccatcggcctttcatatattcttgtcaacgtcatgttcatgggatcgggttcaaacacctcaggagcatcataatcatactcatcctccacaatcatgttgtggaggatgatgcaagtcatcataatactccgCAGCACCTCCTCAtctagcatccgagcagcacccctaataattgcccaacgagcttgcaagataccaAAACATCTTTCCacatctttcctgtaaccttcttgaaaggCAGCAAAGCTTGTTTCCTTCTCAGATTAGGGatttggaattgttttcacgaatgtcgtccacctaggataaattctGTCGGCAAGGTAGTACGCACCAAAatatacggtattgttgatttggtatgtgatctggggggaatgacctcgcaatacctcgtTGAACACCAAggattgaccaaggacattgaggtcattctgagattCG
Above is a genomic segment from Prunus dulcis chromosome 7, ALMONDv2, whole genome shotgun sequence containing:
- the LOC117634694 gene encoding 60S ribosomal protein L10a-1, which gives rise to MSKLSSDGLREAIAQIKTNSETKKRNFTETVELQIGLKNYDPQKDKRFSGSVRLPHIPRPKMRVCMLGDAQHVEEAEKMGLDYMDVESLKKLNKNKKLVKKLAKKYHAFLASEAVIKQIPRLLGPGLNKAGKFPTLVSHQESLEAKVNETKAMVKFQLKKVLCMGVAVGNLAMEEKQIFQNVQLSVNFLVSLLKKNWQNVRSLNLKSTMGKAIRIY